A portion of the Streptomyces sp. NBC_00376 genome contains these proteins:
- a CDS encoding HAMP domain-containing sensor histidine kinase, producing MKRHLTPRTLRGRLALMALATGALWIGVLTTVFNLALDKRLHGQADDILRTRAEAVAATVDVRPDGRLVVREPAEDQALDAGVWIFQGGTVIEKPPTAPPGLEARAAHLAGRPGTFADAGGAGSWRLYAFPVDAPARQGHPPARAGTVVSSVSLDPYRSTADTALAGSIALALLLLATIYLLTRLVVRRALRPVTAMSEQATRWSAAGAPERFGAEGRPAELAAFATSLDTLLDRLAAVLRHEQQQAAELSHELRTPLARITAETEWLTGRPRTAEQQQTSLAAIAGAASIMQQICDSLLSEVRTRNTRTPGRSRFADVAHRLAQRNAAQFPDAPPVTVTTDGTQDVTIGVSEDVAERILTPLLDNARRYATRSVALTCAPGAGEITVYVSDDGPGVPPDFVASLFEPGRRARPEDGHDGAGLGLALARRLARAAGGDITLDATAPGARFVVTLPTG from the coding sequence ATGAAGCGCCACCTCACCCCCCGGACCCTCCGCGGCCGCCTCGCCCTGATGGCCCTCGCCACCGGCGCGCTGTGGATCGGCGTCCTGACCACCGTCTTCAACCTCGCCCTCGACAAGCGGCTGCACGGCCAGGCCGACGACATCCTGCGCACCCGTGCCGAGGCCGTGGCGGCGACCGTGGACGTACGCCCGGACGGTCGGCTCGTCGTCCGGGAGCCGGCCGAGGACCAGGCCCTGGACGCCGGGGTCTGGATCTTCCAGGGCGGCACGGTCATCGAGAAACCCCCCACCGCACCCCCCGGCCTGGAGGCGCGGGCGGCCCACCTGGCCGGCCGGCCCGGGACCTTCGCCGACGCCGGGGGCGCCGGGTCATGGCGGCTGTACGCCTTCCCCGTCGACGCCCCCGCCCGGCAGGGACACCCGCCCGCACGGGCCGGTACCGTCGTCAGCTCGGTGAGCCTCGACCCCTACCGCAGCACGGCGGACACCGCCCTGGCCGGCTCGATCGCCCTGGCCCTGCTCCTGCTCGCCACCATCTATCTCCTGACCCGCCTCGTCGTACGGCGGGCCCTGCGCCCCGTGACCGCGATGAGCGAGCAGGCCACCCGATGGAGCGCCGCGGGCGCCCCGGAACGGTTCGGCGCCGAGGGCAGGCCCGCCGAACTCGCCGCGTTCGCCACCAGCCTGGACACACTGCTGGACCGGCTGGCCGCGGTCCTGCGCCACGAGCAGCAGCAGGCCGCCGAGCTGTCCCACGAACTGCGCACCCCGCTCGCCCGGATCACCGCCGAAACCGAGTGGCTCACCGGACGGCCCCGTACCGCGGAACAGCAGCAGACCTCCCTGGCGGCCATCGCGGGCGCCGCCTCGATCATGCAGCAGATCTGCGACTCGCTGCTCTCCGAGGTCCGTACCCGCAACACGCGAACCCCCGGCCGCTCCCGTTTCGCCGACGTCGCGCATCGCCTGGCACAGCGCAACGCGGCCCAGTTCCCCGACGCCCCGCCCGTGACCGTCACGACGGACGGCACGCAGGACGTGACCATCGGCGTCTCGGAGGACGTCGCCGAACGCATCCTGACGCCACTCCTGGACAACGCCCGCCGCTACGCGACCCGGTCGGTCGCCCTCACCTGCGCACCGGGCGCCGGAGAGATCACGGTGTACGTGTCCGACGACGGCCCCGGCGTCCCGCCGGACTTCGTCGCCTCGCTCTTCGAACCCGGCCGCCGCGCCCGCCCCGAGGACGGACACGACGGCGCGGGACTCGGTCTGGCCCTGGCCCGCCGACTGGCCAGGGCCGCGGGCGGCGACATCACGCTGGACGCCACCGCCCCCGGCGCACGCTTCGTCGTCACCCTTCCGACGGGCTGA
- a CDS encoding DUF4031 domain-containing protein → MTVYIDPPEWPGHGRLWSHLVSDVSFEELHAFAASIGCPPRAFERDHYDVPETRYEDAVRAGARQIGSKELVRRITQAGLRRPKGRPAPGLPVPESLAQGRPAQG, encoded by the coding sequence GTGACCGTCTACATCGACCCGCCCGAGTGGCCGGGGCACGGGCGGCTCTGGTCGCACCTGGTCAGCGATGTCTCGTTCGAGGAGCTGCACGCCTTCGCGGCGTCCATCGGCTGCCCTCCGCGCGCGTTCGAGCGGGACCACTACGACGTACCGGAGACGCGGTACGAGGACGCGGTGCGGGCCGGGGCCCGGCAGATCGGCTCGAAGGAGCTCGTCCGCCGGATCACGCAGGCAGGGCTGCGGCGGCCCAAGGGGCGGCCCGCACCGGGGCTTCCCGTGCCGGAAAGCCTCGCGCAGGGGCGTCCCGCGCAGGGCTGA
- a CDS encoding HD domain-containing protein: MTDSSRANGALGAGHDDSLRERWRTALVGARAGAPGPDPLPYADNLLARWAEPQRRYHTTAHLVAVLDHVDTLAGYAADPDAVRLAAWFHDAVYRPDRSENEERSAALAERALAEAGVPDGVTAEVARLVRLTVTHDPADGDSDGEVLCDADLAILAAPPGQYAAYAAQVREEYGFVPDDAFQEGRATVLRQLLGLPRLFRTPYGAEHWEPRARQNLMTELELLSH; this comes from the coding sequence ATGACCGACAGCTCGCGTGCGAACGGTGCCCTCGGCGCGGGGCACGACGACTCCCTCCGCGAGCGCTGGCGGACGGCGCTCGTCGGTGCGCGGGCCGGCGCCCCCGGCCCCGACCCGCTGCCGTACGCCGACAACCTCCTGGCGCGCTGGGCCGAGCCGCAGCGCCGATACCACACCACCGCGCACCTGGTCGCGGTGCTCGATCACGTCGACACGCTCGCCGGGTACGCGGCCGACCCGGACGCGGTGCGCCTCGCCGCCTGGTTCCACGACGCGGTGTACCGGCCCGACCGGTCCGAGAACGAGGAGCGCAGCGCCGCGCTGGCCGAGCGCGCCCTCGCGGAGGCCGGTGTGCCGGACGGGGTCACGGCTGAGGTGGCCCGGCTCGTACGGCTCACCGTCACCCACGACCCGGCGGACGGCGACAGCGACGGCGAGGTGCTCTGCGACGCGGATCTGGCCATTCTCGCGGCGCCCCCGGGCCAGTACGCGGCTTACGCGGCGCAGGTGCGCGAGGAGTACGGCTTCGTGCCCGACGACGCGTTCCAGGAGGGGCGGGCGACGGTACTGCGCCAGCTGCTCGGGCTGCCGCGGCTGTTCCGTACGCCGTACGGGGCGGAGCACTGGGAGCCGCGGGCCCGGCAGAACCTGATGACCGAACTGGAGCTGCTCAGCCACTGA
- a CDS encoding Cmx/CmrA family chloramphenicol efflux MFS transporter — protein MPLAVYILGLSVFALGTSEFMLSGLLPPIADDMNVSIPRAGLLISAFAIGMVIGAPLLAVATLRLPRRTTLIALISVFGLGQVAGALAPTYEVLFASRVVSAFACAGFWAVGAAVAIAMVPVNSRARAMAVMIGGLSIANVLGVPLGAFLGENFGWRSAFWAVGAASAVALVGVTTLIPRIPLPEQKPRLKQEMSIYRDRQVWLSIVITALAAGGVFCAFSYLAPLLTDVAGLDSGWVPTVLALFGIGALVGTTIGGRVADAHLFGVLMSGIAASTVFLAALALFASNQVAAVGLSFLLGLSAFYTAPALNARMFNVAGAAPTLAGATTTAAFNLGNTGGPWLGGTVIDADFGFAATAWAGAAMTVLALVAVVFSLRLQRSRASSSRLVAGAPAAAPQDAAQDAAQECAPSTTA, from the coding sequence ATGCCCCTGGCCGTGTACATCCTGGGTCTCTCGGTCTTCGCCCTGGGAACCAGCGAATTCATGCTCTCCGGGCTGCTGCCGCCCATCGCCGACGACATGAACGTGTCGATACCCCGTGCCGGACTCCTCATATCCGCCTTCGCGATCGGCATGGTGATCGGCGCCCCGCTGCTCGCCGTGGCCACGCTCCGGCTGCCGCGCCGCACCACGCTGATCGCCCTGATCTCCGTCTTCGGCCTCGGTCAGGTCGCGGGCGCGCTGGCCCCGACGTACGAGGTGCTCTTCGCGTCGCGGGTGGTGAGCGCGTTCGCCTGTGCCGGGTTCTGGGCGGTGGGGGCGGCCGTCGCCATCGCGATGGTGCCGGTGAACTCGCGGGCCCGTGCGATGGCCGTGATGATCGGCGGTCTTTCGATCGCCAATGTGCTGGGCGTGCCGCTGGGCGCGTTCCTCGGTGAGAACTTCGGCTGGCGGTCGGCGTTCTGGGCCGTGGGCGCGGCGTCCGCCGTGGCGCTGGTCGGGGTGACGACGCTGATCCCGCGCATCCCGCTGCCGGAGCAGAAGCCCCGGCTGAAGCAGGAGATGAGCATCTACCGGGACCGCCAGGTGTGGCTGTCGATCGTGATCACGGCGCTCGCCGCGGGCGGGGTGTTCTGCGCGTTCAGCTATCTGGCGCCGCTGCTGACGGATGTCGCCGGGCTGGACTCGGGCTGGGTGCCGACGGTGCTGGCGCTGTTCGGGATCGGGGCGCTGGTCGGTACGACGATCGGCGGCCGGGTCGCGGACGCGCATCTCTTCGGGGTGCTGATGAGCGGTATCGCGGCCTCGACGGTCTTCCTGGCCGCGCTGGCCCTGTTCGCGTCGAACCAGGTCGCGGCGGTCGGGCTCTCGTTCCTGCTGGGCCTGTCGGCGTTCTACACGGCCCCGGCGCTGAACGCCCGGATGTTCAACGTGGCGGGCGCCGCCCCGACGCTGGCCGGTGCGACGACCACGGCCGCGTTCAACCTGGGCAACACCGGCGGCCCCTGGCTGGGCGGCACGGTGATCGACGCGGACTTCGGTTTCGCGGCGACCGCCTGGGCCGGGGCGGCGATGACGGTACTGGCGCTGGTGGCCGTGGTGTTCTCGCTGCGGCTGCAGCGCAGCCGCGCCTCGTCGTCCCGGCTGGTGGCGGGCGCCCCGGCCGCCGCGCCGCAGGACGCTGCTCAGGACGCGGCTCAGGAGTGCGCGCCGTCGACGACCGCCTGA
- a CDS encoding Uma2 family endonuclease produces MLQTWRELDVPEGWRAEIDGGRIVLVPPPRAHHHAIVDQVQRRLYEGIPEAWGIYQVLAVHVAALGKLYVPHLVVMPSKLIDAADPEVNDPMDVADALLIVEVTSKGNARDDRTKKYRAYARAGVPMYLLIDRFDTRGAMVTLFTEPNEDGTYEHSDPVPFGKPLTLPEPFGTTLLTDEFPV; encoded by the coding sequence CTGCTGCAGACATGGCGTGAGCTGGACGTGCCCGAGGGGTGGCGCGCCGAGATCGACGGAGGGCGGATCGTCCTGGTGCCGCCGCCGCGCGCACATCACCACGCCATCGTCGACCAAGTGCAGCGCAGGCTTTACGAAGGCATTCCCGAAGCGTGGGGGATCTACCAGGTTCTCGCCGTTCACGTGGCTGCGCTCGGCAAGCTCTACGTGCCGCACCTCGTGGTCATGCCCTCGAAGCTCATCGACGCCGCCGACCCGGAGGTCAACGACCCGATGGATGTGGCGGACGCGCTGCTCATCGTCGAGGTCACCTCGAAGGGCAATGCCCGGGACGACCGGACGAAGAAGTACCGCGCCTATGCGCGGGCGGGCGTGCCGATGTATCTGCTCATCGACCGGTTCGACACGCGTGGGGCGATGGTCACGCTGTTCACGGAGCCCAATGAGGACGGGACGTACGAGCATTCCGACCCGGTGCCGTTCGGGAAGCCGCTCACCCTGCCCGAGCCGTTCGGTACGACGCTGCTCACGGATGAGTTCCCGGTCTGA
- a CDS encoding COG4705 family protein, whose amino-acid sequence MTTDTTDTYAPGGRTRARQMFNKVPEVTLYFWVIKVLCTTVGETAADLLNDNLGMGLTNTSYLMSALLVVTLVFQFRARSYVPGLYWLSVVLISVVGTLISDNLTDNLGVPLQTTTVVFAVALAVTFFAWYASERTLSIHSIRTTRREAFYWLAILFTFALGTSAGDLTAEKLNLGYWLSAIVFAALIAAVALAHRTLDFNAVWSFWIAYVLTRPLGASLGDYLSQPTADGGLGLGTVGTSVLFLVVILALVLFLTRTRRDVAQDDPLEASGARKLSPSEG is encoded by the coding sequence ATGACAACCGACACGACGGACACGTACGCACCCGGCGGACGCACGCGGGCGCGGCAGATGTTCAACAAGGTCCCGGAAGTGACCCTCTACTTCTGGGTGATCAAGGTGCTGTGCACCACCGTGGGCGAGACCGCGGCCGATCTGCTCAACGACAACCTCGGCATGGGGCTGACCAACACCTCATACCTGATGAGTGCCCTGCTGGTCGTCACCCTGGTCTTCCAGTTCCGGGCGCGTTCCTACGTACCGGGGCTGTACTGGCTGTCCGTGGTCCTGATCAGCGTGGTCGGCACGCTGATCAGCGACAACCTGACCGACAACCTGGGCGTTCCGCTCCAGACCACGACCGTGGTGTTCGCGGTGGCGCTCGCCGTCACGTTCTTCGCCTGGTACGCGAGTGAGCGGACGCTGTCGATCCACTCGATCCGTACGACACGGCGCGAGGCCTTCTACTGGCTGGCGATTCTGTTCACCTTCGCCCTGGGCACGTCCGCCGGAGACCTGACGGCGGAGAAGCTGAACCTCGGGTACTGGCTCTCCGCGATCGTGTTCGCGGCGCTGATCGCGGCCGTCGCCCTCGCTCACCGCACGCTCGACTTCAACGCGGTGTGGTCGTTCTGGATCGCGTACGTGCTGACCCGGCCGCTCGGTGCCTCGCTGGGCGACTACCTGTCGCAGCCCACGGCGGACGGCGGTCTCGGGCTGGGCACGGTCGGTACCAGTGTCCTGTTCCTCGTCGTCATCCTCGCCCTCGTCCTCTTTCTGACCCGGACCCGGCGCGATGTGGCGCAGGACGACCCCCTGGAGGCGTCCGGCGCACGGAAGCTCAGCCCGTCGGAAGGGTGA
- a CDS encoding response regulator transcription factor → MTAARILVVEDDHGLRDVLARGLRDEGFDVVTAADGATALKAVDTSVHAVVLDVGLPDSDGRDVCQAMRGAGHTVPVIFLTARGNLTDRLSGFASGGDDYLVKPFHLSELAARVRAVLNRAGHRGSTLADDAGAVRLNPIRHELTVHDRPVSLTPTEFRLLACLMADPGSVVRRRTLLRAGWPEGAQVSDNTLDQYLTRLRRKLRESDSPRGIGTVRGVGYRFS, encoded by the coding sequence GTGACCGCAGCACGCATTCTTGTCGTCGAGGACGACCACGGCCTGCGCGATGTCCTGGCCCGTGGCCTGCGTGACGAGGGCTTCGACGTCGTGACCGCCGCCGACGGCGCCACCGCGCTGAAGGCCGTCGACACGTCGGTGCACGCGGTCGTGCTCGATGTGGGGCTGCCGGACTCCGACGGGCGCGATGTCTGCCAGGCGATGCGCGGTGCGGGCCACACCGTTCCGGTGATCTTCCTGACGGCCCGCGGCAATCTCACGGACCGGCTCTCCGGCTTCGCCTCCGGCGGCGACGACTACCTGGTCAAGCCGTTCCACCTCAGCGAGCTCGCGGCCCGCGTCCGCGCGGTCCTGAACCGTGCCGGGCACCGTGGCAGCACCCTCGCCGACGACGCGGGCGCGGTGCGGCTGAACCCGATACGGCATGAGCTGACGGTCCACGACCGGCCCGTGTCCCTCACCCCCACCGAGTTCCGCCTGCTGGCGTGCCTGATGGCGGACCCCGGCTCCGTGGTACGCCGCCGGACGCTGCTGCGGGCGGGCTGGCCCGAGGGGGCGCAGGTCAGCGACAACACCCTGGACCAGTACCTGACCCGCCTGCGCCGCAAGCTCCGCGAGTCGGACAGCCCCCGGGGCATCGGCACGGTCCGGGGCGTCGGCTACCGCTTCAGCTGA
- a CDS encoding winged helix-turn-helix domain-containing protein, producing MTAASQPGEPAIDAAINHPTRLTVVAFLSACDEAEFATVRSSCQVSDSMLSKIASALEVIGYLAVRKGYVGKRPRTWLSLTPAGRQALALHIAALQGIAATARKAGAEASRS from the coding sequence ATGACCGCCGCCTCCCAGCCGGGCGAGCCCGCGATCGACGCGGCGATCAACCACCCCACCCGGCTGACGGTCGTCGCCTTCCTCTCGGCGTGCGACGAGGCCGAGTTCGCCACCGTGCGCAGCAGCTGCCAGGTGTCCGACTCGATGCTCAGCAAGATCGCCTCCGCCCTGGAGGTGATCGGGTACCTCGCCGTCCGCAAGGGCTACGTCGGCAAGCGCCCCCGCACCTGGCTGTCGCTCACCCCGGCCGGGCGGCAAGCCCTGGCGCTGCACATCGCGGCACTCCAGGGCATCGCCGCCACGGCTCGGAAGGCGGGCGCGGAGGCTAGTCGTTCTTGA
- the murQ gene encoding N-acetylmuramic acid 6-phosphate etherase, whose product MTSTTDADPTASDGYGELRAQLATLTTEAFRPELAEIDRLGTLEIARIMNGEDQSVPSAVGARLPEIAAAIDGTAERMARGGRLIYAGAGTAGRLGVLDASECPPTFNTDPTEVIGLIAGGPSAMVKAVEGAEDSKELAAADLDALDLTADDTVVGISASGRTPYAIGAVEHARGKGALTIGLSCNADSALGAAAEHAIEVVVGPELLTGSTRLKAGTAQKLVLNMLSTITMIRLGKTYGNLMVDVRASNEKLRARSRRIVSLATGASDEEIEAALAATDGEVKNAILTILGQVDGPTAAELLTASGGHLRAALAAAPRTT is encoded by the coding sequence ATGACCTCCACCACCGACGCCGACCCCACCGCCTCCGACGGCTACGGGGAGCTGCGCGCCCAGCTCGCGACGCTCACCACCGAGGCGTTCCGGCCCGAGCTCGCCGAGATCGACCGGCTCGGCACACTTGAGATCGCCCGCATCATGAACGGCGAGGACCAGTCCGTCCCGTCCGCCGTCGGCGCCCGGCTGCCCGAGATAGCCGCCGCCATCGATGGCACGGCGGAGCGCATGGCGCGCGGCGGCCGGCTGATCTACGCGGGCGCGGGCACCGCCGGCCGGCTCGGCGTGCTCGACGCCAGCGAGTGCCCGCCCACCTTCAACACCGACCCCACCGAGGTCATCGGCCTGATCGCGGGCGGCCCGAGCGCCATGGTCAAGGCCGTCGAGGGCGCCGAGGACAGCAAGGAGCTGGCCGCCGCCGACCTCGACGCCCTGGACCTCACCGCCGACGACACCGTGGTCGGCATCTCCGCCTCCGGCCGCACGCCGTACGCGATCGGGGCCGTCGAGCACGCCCGTGGCAAGGGCGCGCTGACCATCGGCCTCTCCTGCAACGCGGACTCCGCGCTGGGCGCCGCGGCGGAGCACGCCATCGAGGTCGTCGTCGGCCCGGAGCTGCTCACCGGCTCCACCCGGCTCAAGGCGGGCACGGCCCAGAAGCTCGTCCTCAACATGCTCTCGACGATCACGATGATCCGGCTCGGCAAGACGTACGGGAACCTGATGGTCGACGTCCGCGCCTCCAACGAGAAGCTGCGCGCCCGCTCCCGCCGGATCGTCTCGCTCGCCACCGGAGCGTCCGACGAGGAGATCGAGGCCGCCCTCGCCGCGACCGACGGCGAGGTGAAGAACGCCATCCTCACCATCCTCGGCCAGGTCGACGGCCCCACCGCCGCCGAGCTCCTGACCGCGTCCGGCGGCCATCTCCGCGCCGCCCTCGCCGCCGCCCCCCGCACCACCTGA
- a CDS encoding helix-turn-helix domain-containing protein, producing the protein MPGPKKLDPSSSPRALLGAELRHRREGAGLSQEALGIPLFVSGSFIGQLEAGTRRMQLDQAEKLDGILKSEGFFVRNCAALKKSKYPDHFAEAADAEALAKTIREYAPQLIPGLLQTEAYAHAVIRAYQPTAPEDDINDLVVARLERAQVLADPTTPLFWAVLDETVLRRVVGGPAVMAEALRRILKLAREHRIIVQVLPFSAGAHMAMEGQLKLMSFRDAPPLAYLQSLGSGTLHDDPATVRHHELTYDLVAASALSPQASLALIESVAEDYAHEDQQF; encoded by the coding sequence ATGCCGGGGCCCAAGAAGCTCGACCCCTCCTCCTCGCCACGCGCCCTGCTCGGCGCGGAACTCCGCCACCGAAGAGAGGGCGCGGGCCTCTCGCAGGAGGCGCTGGGCATCCCGCTGTTCGTAAGCGGTTCCTTCATCGGGCAGTTGGAGGCCGGTACGCGTCGGATGCAGTTGGACCAGGCCGAGAAGCTGGACGGGATCCTGAAGTCGGAAGGCTTCTTCGTTCGCAACTGCGCGGCCCTGAAGAAGTCGAAGTACCCGGATCACTTCGCGGAAGCGGCTGATGCGGAGGCCCTCGCGAAGACGATCAGGGAGTACGCGCCGCAGCTGATCCCCGGGCTGTTGCAGACAGAGGCGTACGCGCACGCAGTGATCCGTGCCTACCAGCCGACGGCTCCGGAGGACGACATCAACGACCTGGTCGTGGCACGGCTGGAGCGAGCACAGGTCCTGGCCGACCCAACAACGCCCTTGTTCTGGGCAGTTCTCGACGAGACGGTGTTACGCCGAGTGGTCGGCGGCCCGGCAGTGATGGCGGAGGCGCTCCGCCGCATCCTGAAGCTGGCCCGCGAACACCGGATCATCGTGCAGGTGCTGCCGTTCAGCGCAGGCGCCCACATGGCCATGGAAGGCCAGCTCAAGCTGATGTCCTTCCGGGACGCACCGCCACTCGCCTACCTCCAGAGCCTCGGCTCGGGGACGTTGCACGACGACCCGGCGACCGTCAGGCACCACGAACTGACCTACGATCTGGTGGCGGCCAGCGCATTGTCACCCCAGGCGTCCCTGGCCCTGATCGAGTCGGTGGCGGAGGATTACGCCCATGAAGATCAGCAGTTCTGA
- a CDS encoding MurR/RpiR family transcriptional regulator yields the protein MTHDLKESFNADSPPAPAALAAKVRTLAPSMTRSMQRVAEAVAGDPAGCAALTVTGLAELTGTSEATVVRTARLLGYPGYRDLRLALAGLAAHQQSGRAPSVTADIAVDDPIADVVAKLAYDEQQTLADTAAGLDTVQLGAAVAAAATARRIDIYGVGASSLVGQDLAQKLARIGLIAHSHTDPHLAVTNAVQLRSGDVAIAITHSGSTVDVIEPLRVAFDRGATTVAITGRPDGPVTQYADHVLTTSTARESELRPAAMSSRTSQLLVVDCLFIGVAQRTYETAAPALAASYEALAHRHTPRPR from the coding sequence GTGACCCATGACCTGAAGGAAAGTTTCAACGCCGACTCCCCGCCCGCCCCGGCGGCCCTCGCGGCCAAGGTTCGTACGCTCGCGCCGTCCATGACCCGTTCCATGCAGCGCGTCGCCGAGGCCGTCGCCGGTGATCCGGCCGGCTGCGCAGCCCTCACGGTCACCGGTCTCGCCGAGCTCACCGGCACCAGCGAGGCGACCGTGGTCCGCACGGCCCGCCTGCTCGGCTACCCCGGCTATCGCGATCTGCGCCTGGCCCTCGCCGGGCTCGCCGCGCACCAGCAGTCCGGCCGGGCCCCTTCCGTCACGGCCGACATAGCGGTCGACGACCCGATCGCCGACGTGGTCGCCAAGCTGGCCTACGACGAGCAGCAGACCCTCGCCGACACGGCCGCCGGGCTCGACACCGTCCAGCTCGGTGCCGCCGTGGCCGCCGCCGCCACCGCCCGGCGCATCGACATCTACGGCGTGGGCGCCTCCTCCCTCGTCGGCCAGGACCTCGCGCAGAAGCTGGCCCGCATCGGCCTGATCGCGCACTCCCACACGGACCCGCACCTCGCGGTGACCAACGCCGTGCAGCTCCGCTCCGGCGACGTCGCCATCGCGATCACGCACTCCGGCTCCACGGTCGACGTGATCGAGCCGCTGCGGGTCGCCTTCGACCGGGGCGCGACGACGGTCGCGATCACCGGCCGCCCCGACGGCCCGGTCACGCAGTACGCCGACCACGTGCTGACCACGTCCACCGCCCGGGAGAGCGAGCTGCGGCCCGCCGCCATGTCGAGCCGTACGAGCCAGCTCCTCGTCGTCGACTGCCTGTTCATAGGCGTCGCGCAGCGTACGTACGAGACGGCCGCACCGGCCCTCGCCGCCTCCTACGAAGCCCTGGCCCACCGCCACACCCCACGCCCGCGCTGA
- a CDS encoding DUF397 domain-containing protein yields the protein MKISSSDYDLSAATWHKSSYSGGSGGDCLEVADGHPGIVPVRDSKVTDGPTLVFRAAAWTSFVADLKND from the coding sequence ATGAAGATCAGCAGTTCTGACTACGACCTTTCCGCCGCGACTTGGCACAAGTCCTCCTACAGCGGGGGCAGCGGCGGCGACTGCCTCGAAGTCGCCGACGGCCACCCCGGCATCGTCCCCGTCCGCGACTCCAAGGTGACCGACGGCCCGACGCTCGTGTTCCGGGCCGCCGCGTGGACGTCGTTCGTCGCGGACCTCAAGAACGACTAG
- a CDS encoding PTS transporter subunit EIIC, translating to MATEDKNRATAAAILPLVGGAANVSTVAHCMTRLRLGLHDRSLVDDEALKAVPAVMGVVEDDTYQIVLGPGTVARVTPEFERLVEEGAEGRAAAPEPGEAEPSASASADELAAHGAAMKADRKAKNATPFKLFLRRIANIFVPLIPALIGCGIIAGLNGLLVNLGWLTSVTPALAAMASGFMALIAVFVGYNTAKEFGGTAILGGAVAAIIVFPGVANIEAFGQKLSPGQGGVLGALGAAVLAVYVEKWCRRWVPEALDVLVTPTLTVLVSGLVTIFGLMYVAGEVSTAIGTFADWLLSNGGAGAGFVLGGLFLPLVMLGLHQALIPIHTTLIEQQGYTVLLPILAMAGAGQVGAAAAVYFRLPRNESIRRTIKSALPAGLLGVGEPLIYGVSLPLGRPFITACVGGAFGGGFIGLFNQLGDKVGSTAIGPSGWALFPLLDGNHGLGTTAAIYGGGLLVGYLAGFLATYFFGFSKDLLAEFNVSQEPAGSTVTATGAPASPASPASKEPAGV from the coding sequence ATGGCAACAGAAGACAAGAACCGCGCCACCGCCGCCGCGATCCTTCCGCTCGTCGGTGGCGCCGCGAACGTCAGCACCGTCGCCCACTGCATGACCCGACTCCGGCTGGGTCTGCACGACCGCTCCCTCGTCGACGACGAGGCCCTGAAGGCGGTCCCCGCCGTCATGGGTGTGGTCGAGGACGACACGTACCAGATCGTCCTCGGCCCGGGGACCGTCGCCCGGGTCACGCCGGAGTTCGAGCGACTGGTCGAGGAGGGCGCGGAGGGCCGGGCAGCAGCCCCTGAACCGGGCGAAGCCGAACCCTCCGCATCCGCCTCGGCGGACGAGCTGGCCGCCCATGGTGCCGCGATGAAGGCGGACCGGAAGGCGAAGAACGCCACCCCGTTCAAGCTGTTCCTTCGCCGGATCGCGAACATCTTCGTCCCGCTGATCCCGGCGCTCATCGGCTGCGGCATCATCGCCGGCCTCAACGGCCTGCTGGTGAACCTGGGCTGGCTGACCTCGGTCACCCCCGCCCTGGCCGCGATGGCGTCCGGTTTCATGGCGCTGATCGCCGTCTTCGTCGGCTACAACACGGCGAAGGAGTTCGGCGGTACGGCGATCCTGGGCGGTGCGGTCGCCGCGATCATCGTCTTCCCGGGCGTCGCGAACATCGAGGCGTTCGGCCAGAAGCTCTCCCCCGGGCAGGGCGGTGTGCTGGGCGCGCTCGGTGCGGCGGTGCTCGCGGTGTACGTGGAGAAGTGGTGCCGCCGCTGGGTGCCCGAGGCACTGGACGTACTGGTCACCCCGACCCTCACGGTCCTGGTCTCCGGCCTGGTGACGATCTTCGGCCTGATGTACGTGGCCGGCGAGGTCTCCACCGCCATCGGTACGTTCGCCGACTGGCTGCTCTCCAACGGCGGTGCGGGCGCGGGCTTCGTGCTCGGCGGTCTCTTCCTGCCCCTGGTGATGCTGGGCCTGCACCAGGCGCTCATCCCGATCCACACCACCCTGATCGAGCAGCAGGGCTACACCGTGCTGCTCCCGATCCTCGCGATGGCGGGCGCCGGCCAGGTCGGCGCGGCCGCGGCGGTCTACTTCCGCCTCCCGCGCAACGAGTCGATCCGCCGCACCATCAAGTCCGCCCTCCCGGCCGGTCTGCTGGGCGTCGGTGAGCCCCTGATCTACGGCGTCAGCCTCCCGCTCGGCCGCCCGTTCATCACGGCGTGCGTGGGCGGCGCGTTCGGCGGCGGCTTCATCGGCCTGTTCAACCAGCTCGGCGACAAGGTCGGCTCCACGGCCATCGGCCCGTCCGGCTGGGCCCTGTTCCCCCTGCTCGACGGCAACCACGGCCTGGGCACCACGGCCGCGATCTACGGGGGCGGCCTGCTGGTCGGCTACCTCGCCGGGTTCCTCGCGACGTACTTCTTCGGCTTCAGCAAGGACCTGCTGGCGGAGTTCAACGTCTCACAGGAACCCGCCGGGTCCACGGTCACCGCAACGGGCGCCCCGGCGTCCCCGGCGTCCCCTGCGTCGAAGGAACCGGCCGGGGTCTGA